The Acetobacteroides hydrogenigenes genome has a segment encoding these proteins:
- a CDS encoding competence/damage-inducible protein A, with protein MKVEVITIGDELLIGQVVDTNSAWIGSKLNENGIHLSKITSIGDSKEQIYKALDDAFASADAILMTGGLGPTKDDITKKTLAEYFQCGFKTDQQTLDRVKELLQRRGISVTDINYMQAEVPEVCEVIQNYNGTAPCMVFRKERKLLVSMPGVPFEMKGLMEDAVLNLLIKESGTQAIVHKTIMTTGVPESVLAKRIEEWEIGLPQYMKLAYLPSLYGVRLRITASENRKKDLTDAVEEQVNKLKPILKEDIFSYQDETLEEVVGRMLKSRNLTVATAESCTGGTVASTIVSVPGASLYFKGGVVAYDDEVKKDLLKVNPCTLFTDGAVSKAVIEQMAEGARALLKTDFAIATSGIAGPDGGTESKPVGTTWIAVATPRSTISEVYNFGDNRERTMIRATTAALNMLRIQILRAD; from the coding sequence ATGAAGGTAGAAGTAATAACCATAGGAGACGAACTGCTAATTGGGCAGGTTGTTGATACTAACTCGGCATGGATTGGCTCTAAGCTAAACGAAAACGGAATCCATCTATCAAAGATAACCTCAATTGGCGATAGTAAGGAGCAAATATATAAGGCATTAGACGATGCCTTTGCAAGTGCAGATGCAATACTTATGACGGGCGGATTAGGCCCTACCAAAGACGATATCACCAAGAAAACTTTAGCAGAATATTTCCAGTGCGGCTTTAAAACCGATCAGCAGACGCTAGATCGAGTAAAAGAGCTGCTTCAACGAAGAGGAATATCCGTTACCGATATCAACTACATGCAAGCCGAAGTTCCCGAAGTTTGCGAGGTTATACAGAACTACAACGGAACAGCCCCCTGTATGGTCTTTAGAAAGGAGAGGAAACTACTCGTATCAATGCCCGGTGTACCTTTCGAAATGAAGGGGCTTATGGAAGATGCCGTTCTTAACCTACTAATAAAGGAAAGTGGCACGCAAGCCATTGTTCATAAAACAATTATGACTACAGGTGTTCCTGAGTCGGTTTTGGCTAAACGAATAGAAGAGTGGGAGATAGGTCTGCCGCAATATATGAAGTTAGCTTACCTTCCTAGCCTTTATGGTGTTCGGTTACGTATTACTGCAAGTGAAAATCGCAAAAAAGACCTAACTGATGCCGTTGAAGAACAGGTTAATAAGCTTAAACCTATTCTTAAGGAAGACATTTTTAGCTACCAGGATGAAACACTTGAAGAAGTTGTTGGACGTATGCTGAAAAGTAGAAATTTAACTGTAGCAACCGCCGAATCATGCACAGGAGGAACCGTAGCATCGACCATAGTTTCTGTACCCGGCGCATCTCTCTACTTTAAAGGTGGAGTAGTCGCCTACGATGATGAGGTAAAAAAAGACCTGCTAAAGGTTAATCCCTGCACACTTTTTACCGATGGAGCCGTAAGCAAAGCGGTTATAGAACAGATGGCCGAAGGTGCAAGAGCGCTTCTTAAAACCGATTTTGCCATTGCAACATCGGGCATCGCCGGTCCCGATGGAGGAACAGAATCAAAGCCAGTTGGCACAACTTGGATTGCCGTAGCAACACCA